The Rhipicephalus sanguineus isolate Rsan-2018 chromosome 10, BIME_Rsan_1.4, whole genome shotgun sequence genome segment AAGTCTCCTCCTCTGAGTGTTATGAAATTTCGCGGGAACTGCGCATCGATGCTGGAAATGTGttactgaactttttttttcccccgcagTGTCATCAACTTTCTGTTCTTCCCTCTACGTCCTCTTAGTTCAGGAATCCTGCGGTGTCTGTGAAAGTCGAAAAGCTAATGTGGTATAGTCTGTGTTCACTGTGTGCAAGCTGAAAGATGAATGAGTTAGCCCAAACAAATTGTGtcaatttgttttcatttttttttttttgtgcaatgtcGGTATTTTAGCTCGTGGCCTTAATTTGGCACTATACCACCGTTCAGAACCcgatattaggggtgtgcgaatagtcgaGCTTCGAATTCGAATGGAATAATACCTAATCAaataatttgattcgactttcgaatacctagtattcaaagtttcgaataattcgacaggacgtaTACCTAAAAcgcaacaaaggccaatggtgcaacttggtgagggtgggtggctaaaactaacgttaACGTCGTTACAGATGGCCTTTAGATGAAACATTcactgatatcctggttcaaaagcgagcgaatgtttattttaaaggaggttatgtcatttccgcacataaaaaacacatgagaaaactgtcaagcccttatcaacttcgcttccgaaactgAAGGCATGGGTTTCTTGCGTACTTTCGGTTGCGTATGCCACAACTGCTGTAAACCATCCCGACTTTGGCCCACGACACCCTCGGTgctggcttcacatgtgaaaatttgttcacgctgtacagtcgctactgcctcaccacaTCACTTGTTCAGAAACTCCCACCCTTCCGGCGCGCAATTTAAATGCTGCTGTGAACTCttgacgatgaagcacaatatTACCATTGCCAGATGAGCCAAATTGCGCAGCCATATGGGGAAAAAgatagctaccgtacccccctctgttagccgtGAGGAGTGCCgttgctgactggaatggcggctcttctatcaagcgtgcctgcgcgcccataaaagcctGAAAAAATAAACCCTCCTGAACAGGCACGTAGTAAAGATGTCACCACGCCATAGCGTCCGTCATTTTTCCTTTGTATTGCCGTAACACATGGTACACGTTTCGTGTGAATATACTATTCGCTATTCGATTCGACATTTTatgccactattcggcactattcgattcaaattcgattcgagatgaaatttcactattcgctcACCCCTACCCGATATCCATCAGTGATACATTACACCCTCTACTCATGTTGCGGGTATAGATTGGCAAAATAAATGCTAAAACTTGCTCAGGCTTGCGTGTAACGTGAATGTGAATCCTTGCTGTAGAAATAAATGCCACAACCTGGTGTAATTGTTTAAAAATAAGGGGGATGTTGCTTCGAAGCTTTTGACTCGCTCGTGTGAAAGCAGACATTCCATAAAGCTTGTCCTTGAAAGCAGGACAAGCTGAAGGAATATGTATGACACGATATGTCATTTCTCTGACGTTGCCTTCACATGTAGTGCTATGCACCCCCCCTTCCTTTAGCAATATAATCTCTATATAAACGGAACATTgaggggcgaagcaatgaaattcagattaaaaatgtgcagtgtatATAGCACTACTTGACATACACCGTTTTAGCAATGTCACTGCTCCAATTGCTGGCAAAATAACGTGCACTTTGTCAGTGCGAGTCCAGATTGCCTTTTAAATAGGCAGATGTGAGGGGTTTGAAGTTTTAGCTGTTTTTATTTTGGTTTTATATCTGTGGGGCCCTACCACAAAGCTGTGCAAGTCTGCAGATGCGGTGTATTAAAAATCTGTAAACTTGTTTGCTTGAATATTTGCCACTCCTCTTTAAGGTTGGCTTTCTGGATAGATGTGTCACCAACACCTCCACCAactcgaatgaataaaccgcgcaaaagaacgaggacgaacagaagaaacaacagaccacagcgctcaAAATGTTACAAATATATTTACAGTAGGGGGAGTGGCCAAGCAGCCCATATGGCTGTTTTTTGCCCTTCAGAGCACTACTTTGTTGTTTTCCTCCCCATAATAAACTTAATTCTGATTGTACTTTCAGTACAGCAATATCGAAGACAGGTGTCACAAATGTTTACGTCACATTGTGCGTCGTTCAGGAAAAACCCTTTGAAGCTTACTTTCGTGGTTCCACTTACAGAAAGTTTTGGTTTTCATGAATGAAAATCGTTTTCCAGGTTCCGTATACAAAACCTATCAATTTCATTTTAGCGATTTTTGTTTACCAAGATTCTGCTGTAATGAGGTGACACCAACCAGTCCATTCCTATGCACTATATTGCCCTAAATTCCTGTTCACTTCAAACTTGTATAACTGGTATTGACTTCATTGTATCCGGATTCTTGGCAGCTGTCCACTGTTCCACAGGCATTGTCTTGTGCAGCTTCTTTGAAGACCCAACACTTTCGAGGAACTGACAAACATTTAATTCTCCCTTTCTCACTGCAGTATGCGCACCCTTCAACCCAGCAGTTCTTCACAGGTCTATGGACACCGTGGGACCTTGCGCGCCCGGTGTCAACCAGCGCGAGTTGTCGATGCATGGCATCACTACTAGGGCTGCCGACTTCGCCACCGCCGGTGAGCCTGTCATTCAGCAGCTGGGCGAAGGAAGTGGGACGAGCAATGTCCAGAACGTGGCTGGAGCGCAGGGCCATTGGACACCAAAGCCCTTTGCCTGTCACGTCTGCCCCATGAGCTTCGGCTTTCACTCCCAGCTTCAGATACACCTACGGTCGCACACCAAGGAGACACCGTACCGGTGTCCCCTCTGCTTCAAGGGCTTCTCGCAGAAGGGCAACTACAACCGACACATGCGGGTCCACGTGCAAGCAGGAGAGCAGCAGGGCATCGGCACTTCAGGTTGAGCTGGCTCGTTATCCGCAATGCAGTGTATAGTCCGGTGGCACAAAATGCCTTATCTAGTCCCCAAGTGCCGCACGTGCCGAGAGGATACGTTGCTTGGCAACGTATCAGAACGAGTGGGCTTTTCGGTTCAAGCGCGTGGGAAATGGAGGACCGTGTATAGCCCACACTGCGGTCTTGCACCTCATGACCAGGTTTCCGGAAGAGACTGAACTAATAGGCTCACCATTCATACTCTAGAAGGAGATGCTCAGGCCTGAACTGCCAGTAATTGTTGTGCTGGAAGCAGCAAGAATCACCGCCACCATGCTGACCTGCTCATCAGAAATTCCTGTTGGGGTGTTAAAGATGTCCTTGGAGCATTTCTGGATGTGTAGTGCCTGTAGAATGTACAGAGGTAATTGTGTTGTGTGTTTGTGAACAGTGTCTGTTACTGCCAGTGAGCACATGATTTGATGAGGTTGCGTGAAGAGTGGGAGAGTTGGGGGATACCTTAGAAACAAAGAAGCACTAATTTGCCTTCAACTAGCTCTTGTTTTGCTTTCACCTCCTTCTAGAGCTGTGAAGCATTTGCTATCATACACCAAAGACACTGTTATGACTCTGTCTTGCTCCTACGCAGAACGCGGGTTCTACGCAAAACGACAGCTGCAACTCCTATGTGCAGATCCATGTGTAACAGGAAAGCAGCAGGAAACACTAATATACATAGCTTGCCAAGGTGTTGCTATTTTCTTTAATTCACCTCTGCAAGAGTGTGTGCAGCGATATGGGCATTGTAAAGAACACCCAGTAAATTGTTTGGATTGGGACTACCGCTTGCGCAATTATTCAGCCTTCCCGCTCAGATGCGTTGTCTAGCATGCATACGTCTCTATCTCGTTCTCTTTGTTGTTTAGAATGCATATGAATATGTGACAGTATGAATGGGCTGAGGTCTGGATCCTCCATAATTAGACTGCTGTGCATTTGCACAAAAATATAGTTTTGTTCTTGTTAACTTAAATCAGTGGAAGGCTGAGTAAGTTGCTGGGAATTCACAGTATAAAACGACATGCATACAAAACATGAACATATGATAAAAAGGCCGGCATAATTGTTTCTTTTTTAGTTCTTCCTCTTGTGTATGGGCTCTCTATGCCTGCCTTTTCACTCCCTAATATCTCTAATTGTTCACTTAAATGTGTgcctagtgttttttttttttaagcagacTGTAACTGAAAAATGGTTTCCTGCTTTTCTCTTCTCGTTTTGCATGTGAATTCTAATTTGGTCTGATCACAACACTCATTAACCATAGGCAGCtgttaaagggcccttaaacaaCTTCTGAAAATACAATGAGCACATTATTCTCCCCTGGCTTTTCTAGTCTTTTTGTTACAATTCATGATGCCAACAGTCTGTTCACTTGAAGTCAtaaggaaataagctctcgattggttcatatacAAAGGATATCAGTTGGGAATTGTCTCCTATCTTGCTTTGCCATGCACTCGCACGTCCGTTCTGCCTTTTCTCACATGACTAGCATGCGCAATCAActtatttcacttcgttttgtgcgttctCAACTGCAGAAGCAGAGATAACAGCATGTAGCCAAAAAACACAAAATCCTGATAGTCTCAACTCTTTATGCTGACATTGTCGACATGTTTTATGAAGAAAATGTggtgaggaggagatagcgcGTCTAGGAAAAGTATTGAACGAAAGCAAGAAATCActgtctcgtctttgaactcggagcggtttagggaccctttaatgGGCAGTATTCCCTCCTAGAGCTTGTCTTCTCCCATTGCACTGTTGTAATCACGTTGGCTGGGTCATCATTCAGTTTGTTGTCATCAGGCCACTTCAACATCCTCAGGCTCACCCTTGCCACCAGAAGATGAAAGAAACCTTGCCCATCACCGTGCCAAAGAGGGAAAAACTCATGCGTTCACAGAGATGTACAATTAGGACCCAAGAGCATTAACCGCTGTGCTATTGTGGGCCACATGGACATGAGAGAGCGGCGCTCACTGTGCACGCACTTCAGAGGCCACAGGAAGCACTACTGTGTCTACTGCATAGAGGTCTTAagtgaagcttttataactcgcaGATTTCGGCATCGTACGCAACAAAACCAGTGCCGGCaagtgtacagaaatgtggccctTAAAGGTGCGCCGGTCGCGTGCACATTTGTATGCGCCATTTTTCAATaattgacgctctctcgatcgtgggcttgccggtgatcagccatttctgatgtggcaatctgatcttttgtcAAGGTCACTTGTAATTTCGCATTGCCACATGTCCTTGTTGCCAGGATATGAACATGTGGCCgctgttgttgcctgtagcaaatgaattgttgcgctgctaagcacgtggatgaaggtccaatttctggcatggaggaaggaaacaggatggagcattgtgcaatgcaacagaaagaaaggcagaaaaattggccgcgtatctgcgtccttcgccgcaaatgtcgtcgaaagatgatagtcttctgccagctgcactacatgagtcctcctcctctatgttgaatcgccgcatctggctcatagcgtcgcatttgcagcacagcccaaaaaacactagcattttcagcgcagcctaagaaacactaaggtctttagaattacgtatctatgtattttctagtaaaggaacacaccacctaacacttacgtattgatgttgcacctcagatgtgcgtaacatttgctttttgatcgacaatgtttacaagtatgaacggcggtaccagttgAAGACGGCTCggtgttcagcaagtggttaaactttggctgggtggctgaattgggtgacatacagacaaacagaaagacagacagaccaaaatttctgcgtttatgttccccaagaaagactatcgtctttaaaagtagtacgtcaggcacgcagatgcaaagcttcgcttgccccccccccgcccccccgatagaggaagggctcctgaatttttcttGAGAGAGAAAACTTGGGAAGTCAGGAAGATTAACCACACGGACTTTCGGATCTGCTACCCTGTATGGGGAAGTAAGAAGGAGGAATTGCAGTTGTTACTGTAAGAGCCTGCTACAATAACTATTATTGAGCCAAAAACTTGAATAATCATTTAGAGGGAGTGACGGCCAATTTGAgtgggtcctttttttttttttttttcgtgcaccaGAAGGCTTAACTGTTAGCGCGTCCAGTCCTGCCGTGACAATGAGGAAAACATTGTGGAACGCCTTTCGTCGGGAGTCTTATACCTGTAGTCGCTATTATGTTCATGCATTCCTATGCTAGAGACAAGGAGCGGCAAGCGTGATGACATTTTACGTTTGCGTTGCACAAGTGCGGCCTTATACGGCAGAAATCGTTTTTTGTTTATTAGTACCGGTGCTTATGGGGTTCATGCTTCCTGTGCTGACGAATTACTAGTGGTTACACGCTTTCTTTGTGTTCTGTCCATGTGCTTTGCTCTTGTACAAGTTGAATGAAGTTCAAGAGTACAGATTTTGGGCTATTTGGTTTGGTACATTCAATGTGAGGCCATGGTGTTTCCTTTGTCTCTGTCTTTTCAGTGCTATGGCATCATTTGATTGAACGAAATAATTTTAGCAAagccaagtttttttttaagcAGTTGGCACATTTACACTTGAGGCACAGTTCATCGTGTTTCTGTGACTGTGCTTTTGGTTTCAGAAACGTGTCATCCTTTGAGAGCCTGAGCAAGCTGGAGTGAAGAATTTTTCACTTGCACGTGTAGTCGGAGCTTAATTCCATGCAAAGTAACATGCCAAACAGCACAAGATGTGTGTCCACACAATGAGGGATGCCAAAGTTCTGCAATTGCACTGGTTACTACAAAATGAGGTAACTATCTGCATGAGGTAACTAATGAAGTAACTAATGGGACAGAAGCCAAGGCAGAAACATACAGCATGACATATTACATTGTCAAGTTTTTAGAAAGTTATCTGTAATATGAATTGATTGAACATTTATTTCTAGTATGCTTCAGAGAAAATAAACATACTCGAGATAGGCCCGGCTTGTTCACAAGTCGACGGTCAGTAATAGTTGAAAGTTCAAGAGCCACAGTTATTTATTGTTCAATATAGCTGGCTGGCTGCTTGACTTCGACTTGTACAGAAGGCTTGTATATGTAAACTTGATATTTATTTTAACATCGCTGACATTCCATTGCTACTGCATGTGTTTCACCTTGTTAAGCGGATGGTGTGTCGTGTCACTTGACTGAAGAGGTTGTACACATGGATGGTTAATGTTTCGAGTAAAGAGTAACTAAGAACATACGACCCTGTTTGTCTTGTCTCATTCGTGCTTGAGCGTAGCTGCACATTTATGTACACAATTGCGTTGTGAGTCTAGCCTTGGAACTTGTCTGGCACAGACTGTGTTTGGCCATTGGTTTCAGCAGTGCTGTTTCCAGTTTTCATGGGGTTGTGAAAGCTAAAAAGCGTCATACTTGTTCACTCCTTGAGAAGAACGCCATCTAAGAATAATGAGTGTtaaagtttgtttgtttgtttgtttgttggtttgtttgtttgtttatcatAGAATGGTTCAGGTTTTTCACTCTGCGAAGGAATGTCACAATACCAGTGCCAGCCATGGTTTGCCAGCacctcttaaaaaaaagttaacgtACGCTCTGTGCTTATTTCAGCACAGACTAGGGGTGCAATAATAATTATCCACAGGAATGGGGAAAGTGCTAATAGCTTTTATTCATCAAATGGCATACATAAACACTTTGCTTGAAAACGTCTAAAACTGGCTATATTTTACGTATAAAATATCGCCAGTTTTACGTTTCCAAGCAAAATGTTTTATGTATGGCATTTGATGAATAAAAGCTATTAGCACTTTCCCTATTCCTGTGGATAATTATTATTGCACCCCTAGTGTGTGCTGaaataccgtaaaatcccgagcaagtgcccccccctccctacgatgaaagataatccgacaagatttggaggggggggggcccttgcttggtcatggatcaaaattcaagatggcggcggaagagctGCTCAGAATAAGGAaggcacacccgtgcttctaatgaaattcTTTATTGAACACGCATGcgttcactgtttttattcacctCATCGGGTAAATAAAAGGAATGAATGAAACAGCGAAAATAGCGGGAGGGGAGGTGGGGCGCTTGCCtggtcattggcgcatatttcaaatctcccaaaaaagggaggagggcgcttgctcgggattttacggtaagcgCAGAGCGCAGACCAAACAGGGCAGTTTACAGGTGCCTGCACAGTTCTAACATTTAATGCGAGCACATTATACTGCTGTTCTGTTATACAATATTGTCCAGCAGTTTACTTGTTAATGCATTATCTGTAGCACTGCTGTAGTTATTTTCACAAGGCATTTACCTATCTTGAAACTCTAGCCAGAAACCTTAGAGATTTGTGGCAGCTCAAGGAAAACTggctaaaactgtcaaatgctGTTTTTATTCACTTTGGCAAGCAATTTTGCCAGAATTTTTACTTCATTCTTCAACTTCCTGTCAATACCCAATAAACCATGATCACCCTGGTGAAAGTTAAACCCTGGTGCTCTCACAGCATAAGTATGGGTATGACAACTGAACATTTGTGAAAGTAATATTTTTCAAAAACTGCTGGTGTGGTGTGTGTTTTCAGTTGCGTACCTTTGGTGTTTTATGAATGTGTTCAGGGGGCAGCCAATGCTATTTTCCTGCTGTACGCTTACACCAGTAGTGCAGCACAGTTATTCTCTTAATACCGTTTGTAAAGATGCAGGTTGACGAATGGGTGAAATGTACTGATCTTGCACAGCTTTTGATATAATACTTATCTTAACGGTAagaacttcacttcacttcacttttatttccttaaaggccccctcaaggggggtattacataaggggtgggtttacaaTTGAGTGACACacatacataataataataaatacacaATTATACATACAAAAATTATACATAAACAACAACAACTTTCCAACTATTACATTAATGTtgcccataggcatgcgcagggttcctcacCAGGTGGGGCCTGCCCCTGCCCCCGAATTCGGGCAACCGTCGCGAAAAGAAAAAGCACAATTGCATAAGCTGAATGATTCATTAGCAGTGAAACGAGGATTTTAACTTCCTTATTTTACTGGATTTGCAACTGCTGCCAAGTGTTCCCCTAAGCTGGCAAGTAAGGCGGTTGGTTGGACACTTGTCAAAACAGTTTCACAAAAAGCCATCAACATGTGACTTTTCCTCTTGTGGTACCATTGTGCATTTTATTTGGAACGTCTTCAAGGCTCTTCGTCATCATTTCAGCAGAGATTTATGAGCTTCCATGAGCTGCTTGCAGAATAATAGATGTTACAAGACTGAATTCGTACTCGCCCCTTTTATGCACTGGAACAAGCAGTGGTCTCACTCCATCAGAACACACGTCTATGACATTACTAGACATAGCAATTTCCTTAAGCTTTGTCCTGGTCAGCTGGCTAGATATTAACTGCTCTAGTAGAGCATCTCGTTTTTAGATTGTGTAGCAACCAAAGATCACGGACAAGAGAAGTTACTTATTTACTTTGTGAAATATGACCCTATGATTAACCAAGGAAaggagatggcttttaagggctcgtttttctttgttaaacacaatattagtTCACAAACACAATATTAGCTGTTAGTTCTCATCTATGATTAACCATAAGTCCAAGCCAAAGTGAGTTGTGCGAAATGTTCTGTGGTGCTGAAGGCTGAACAGTCAGGTGGAGAACGACGCACTATCTCGCCTGGAATTAGCTCAGTACACATTTTTCAAAAGTTTTATGAAAA includes the following:
- the LOC119371920 gene encoding zinc finger protein 239-like; this translates as MSDYTPSVANGGFLAAWPPSLVITPVADKAAERRPLMPVPPHVTATSVTPHGVVCAPFNPAVLHRSMDTVGPCAPGVNQRELSMHGITTRAADFATAGEPVIQQLGEGSGTSNVQNVAGAQGHWTPKPFACHVCPMSFGFHSQLQIHLRSHTKETPYRCPLCFKGFSQKGNYNRHMRVHVQAGEQQGIGTSG